In Humulus lupulus chromosome 7, drHumLupu1.1, whole genome shotgun sequence, the following are encoded in one genomic region:
- the LOC133788338 gene encoding zinc finger CCCH domain-containing protein 3 isoform X3, with translation MPLGKYHCDYCDKEFQDSPFARKRHLQGLQHLRAKALWYDSFKDTNQVYTEGFGNGVCNRFVKTGICQYGDSCKYFHPKTTVQNLNNSQGRSGKNCFAGSNQSPIFQGNQIIGSNSMSARAGVMLQNNKQDKGKASKQYTHCRQN, from the exons ATGCCGTTGGGAAAGTATCACTGTGACTATTGTGACAAGGAATTTCAGGACAGTCCTTTCGCTAGAAAACGCCATCTTCAAGGTCTTCAACACCTTAGAGCTAAAGCTCTCTGGTACGACTCCTttaaag ACACAAATCAAGTTTACACAGAAGGTTTCGGAAATGGTGTCTGTAACCGCTTCGTTAAAACT GGAATTTGCCAATATGGGGATTCTTGTAAGTATTTTCATCCAAAGACCACGGTGCAAAATTTGAACAATTCTCAAGGGAGGTCGGGTAAAAATT GTTTCGCTGGTAGTAATCAGTCACCGATATTTCAAGGAAATCAAATTATTGGAAGCAACTCTATGTCTG CGAGGGCAGGAGTTATGCTTCAGAACAACaaacaagacaaaggaaaggctaGCAAACAATACACACATTGCCGTCAAAATTAG
- the LOC133788338 gene encoding zinc finger CCCH domain-containing protein 3 isoform X1, which yields MPLGKYHCDYCDKEFQDSPFARKRHLQGLQHLRAKALWYDSFKDTNQVYTEGFGNGVCNRFVKTGICQYGDSCKYFHPKTTVQNLNNSQGRSGKNCFAGSNQSPIFQGNQIIGSNSMSGDMVRDRMGISWGNLPPSLKPPPEGGYPSLPFVDWG from the exons ATGCCGTTGGGAAAGTATCACTGTGACTATTGTGACAAGGAATTTCAGGACAGTCCTTTCGCTAGAAAACGCCATCTTCAAGGTCTTCAACACCTTAGAGCTAAAGCTCTCTGGTACGACTCCTttaaag ACACAAATCAAGTTTACACAGAAGGTTTCGGAAATGGTGTCTGTAACCGCTTCGTTAAAACT GGAATTTGCCAATATGGGGATTCTTGTAAGTATTTTCATCCAAAGACCACGGTGCAAAATTTGAACAATTCTCAAGGGAGGTCGGGTAAAAATT GTTTCGCTGGTAGTAATCAGTCACCGATATTTCAAGGAAATCAAATTATTGGAAGCAACTCTATGTCTG GTGATATGGTCAGAGATAGAATGGGGATATCATGGGGCAATCTACCTCCATCATTAAAGCCTCCTCCAGAGGGTGGATATCCAAGTCTTCCTTTTGTGGACTGGGGATAG
- the LOC133788338 gene encoding zinc finger CCCH domain-containing protein 3 isoform X4, which produces MPLGKYHCDYCDKEFQDSPFARKRHLQGLQHLRAKALWYDSFKDTNQVYTEGFGNGVCNRFVKTGICQYGDSCKYFHPKTTVQNLNNSQGRSGFAGSNQSPIFQGNQIIGSNSMSARAGVMLQNNKQDKGKASKQYTHCRQN; this is translated from the exons ATGCCGTTGGGAAAGTATCACTGTGACTATTGTGACAAGGAATTTCAGGACAGTCCTTTCGCTAGAAAACGCCATCTTCAAGGTCTTCAACACCTTAGAGCTAAAGCTCTCTGGTACGACTCCTttaaag ACACAAATCAAGTTTACACAGAAGGTTTCGGAAATGGTGTCTGTAACCGCTTCGTTAAAACT GGAATTTGCCAATATGGGGATTCTTGTAAGTATTTTCATCCAAAGACCACGGTGCAAAATTTGAACAATTCTCAAGGGAGGTCGG GTTTCGCTGGTAGTAATCAGTCACCGATATTTCAAGGAAATCAAATTATTGGAAGCAACTCTATGTCTG CGAGGGCAGGAGTTATGCTTCAGAACAACaaacaagacaaaggaaaggctaGCAAACAATACACACATTGCCGTCAAAATTAG
- the LOC133788338 gene encoding zinc finger CCCH domain-containing protein 3 isoform X2, with translation MPLGKYHCDYCDKEFQDSPFARKRHLQGLQHLRAKALWYDSFKDTNQVYTEGFGNGVCNRFVKTGICQYGDSCKYFHPKTTVQNLNNSQGRSGFAGSNQSPIFQGNQIIGSNSMSGDMVRDRMGISWGNLPPSLKPPPEGGYPSLPFVDWG, from the exons ATGCCGTTGGGAAAGTATCACTGTGACTATTGTGACAAGGAATTTCAGGACAGTCCTTTCGCTAGAAAACGCCATCTTCAAGGTCTTCAACACCTTAGAGCTAAAGCTCTCTGGTACGACTCCTttaaag ACACAAATCAAGTTTACACAGAAGGTTTCGGAAATGGTGTCTGTAACCGCTTCGTTAAAACT GGAATTTGCCAATATGGGGATTCTTGTAAGTATTTTCATCCAAAGACCACGGTGCAAAATTTGAACAATTCTCAAGGGAGGTCGG GTTTCGCTGGTAGTAATCAGTCACCGATATTTCAAGGAAATCAAATTATTGGAAGCAACTCTATGTCTG GTGATATGGTCAGAGATAGAATGGGGATATCATGGGGCAATCTACCTCCATCATTAAAGCCTCCTCCAGAGGGTGGATATCCAAGTCTTCCTTTTGTGGACTGGGGATAG